A region of Micromonospora sp. WMMD882 DNA encodes the following proteins:
- a CDS encoding DUF881 domain-containing protein: protein MSDERDDTGTGWPEPTGPSRPIGPAAEPDPRPDAPDPDQTAPLRAEPVDDDVAERRPVPSEPSPDDPTVELTRRRPTAGEQEPVAATPPRRPVSVASVMIVVLLALLGFTLVVQLRSTSADPTLAATRQEDLVRILSDLDARESRLRQDIAQLEESQRQLASGAQGREAALEEAARRADELGILAGTLPATGPGMLIRLSGGGKPVSASRVLDAVQELRGAGAEAMQISGGSGSPVRIVASTYFLDGDGGGLVVDGRRISGPYAIMVIGDPATMRTALNIPGGVAASIRGDGGTVLFEDRAAAEVSALHAPIRLEHARPVS from the coding sequence ATGAGCGACGAACGCGACGACACGGGCACCGGCTGGCCGGAGCCGACGGGCCCGTCCCGGCCGATCGGGCCGGCGGCCGAGCCGGATCCCCGTCCGGACGCCCCGGATCCGGACCAGACGGCGCCGCTGCGGGCCGAGCCGGTCGACGACGACGTGGCCGAGCGGCGTCCCGTGCCGTCGGAGCCGTCGCCGGACGATCCGACGGTCGAGTTGACCCGTCGGCGGCCGACGGCCGGCGAGCAGGAGCCGGTCGCCGCGACGCCGCCGCGGCGACCGGTCAGCGTGGCCTCGGTGATGATCGTGGTGTTGCTGGCGCTGCTGGGGTTCACCCTGGTGGTGCAGTTGAGGAGCACCTCGGCGGATCCGACGTTGGCGGCGACCCGGCAGGAGGACCTGGTGCGGATCCTGTCGGACCTGGACGCCCGGGAGAGCCGGCTGCGGCAGGACATCGCCCAGTTGGAGGAGAGTCAACGGCAGTTGGCCTCGGGCGCGCAGGGCCGTGAGGCGGCGTTGGAGGAGGCCGCGCGGCGAGCTGACGAGCTGGGGATCCTCGCCGGGACGCTGCCGGCGACCGGGCCGGGGATGTTGATCCGGCTCAGCGGCGGCGGCAAGCCGGTGTCGGCCAGTCGGGTGCTGGACGCGGTGCAGGAGCTGCGGGGCGCGGGCGCGGAGGCGATGCAGATCTCCGGTGGGTCGGGCTCACCGGTGCGGATCGTCGCGTCGACGTACTTCCTGGACGGCGACGGCGGTGGGCTGGTCGTGGACGGGCGGCGGATCTCGGGGCCGTACGCGATCATGGTTATCGGTGATCCGGCCACGATGCGAACGGCGTTGAACATTCCCGGCGGGGTGGCCGCATCGATCAGGGGTGACGGCGGTACCGTGCTCTTCGAGGATCGTGCGGCGGCCGAGGTTTCGGCGTTGCACGCGCCGATCAGGTTGGAACACGCCCGTCCGGTCTCCTGA
- a CDS encoding FHA domain-containing protein yields the protein MTRPDDEFPPLDVTSTLNLGSLDEVLEGPDADVVPSRMSGSLPPGMALLVVRRGPNAGARFLLDHDVTTSGRHPDSDIFLDDVTVSRRHAEFHRDGGTFTVRDVGSLNGTYVNRERVEAATLSNGDEVQIGKFRVVFIAGPRPEEEAGRG from the coding sequence ATGACGCGCCCAGACGACGAGTTCCCCCCGCTCGACGTCACGTCGACGCTCAATCTCGGCTCGCTCGACGAGGTCCTGGAGGGCCCGGACGCCGACGTGGTGCCGAGCCGGATGTCGGGCTCGCTGCCGCCGGGTATGGCGTTGCTGGTGGTCCGTCGCGGGCCGAACGCCGGCGCCCGGTTCCTGTTGGACCATGACGTGACGACCAGTGGCCGGCATCCCGATTCCGACATCTTCCTCGACGACGTGACGGTGTCGCGTCGGCACGCGGAGTTCCACCGTGACGGTGGCACGTTCACGGTGCGGGACGTGGGCAGTCTCAACGGCACGTACGTGAACCGGGAGCGCGTGGAGGCGGCGACGCTGAGCAACGGCGACGAGGTGCAGATCGGTAAGTTCCGCGTCGTGTTCATCGCCGGTCCGCGCCCGGAGGAGGAGGCCGGCCGGGGGTGA
- a CDS encoding small basic family protein yields the protein MIAVLALIAGVALGVYLDPTVPAGLQPYLPIAVVAALDAVFGGVRAKLDRIFDDKQFVVSFISNVLVAGLIVYLGDQLGVGGQLSTGVVVVLGVRIFGNVAAIRRHLFRA from the coding sequence ATGATCGCGGTGCTGGCGCTGATCGCCGGGGTGGCGCTCGGGGTGTATCTGGATCCGACCGTTCCGGCCGGGCTTCAGCCGTACCTGCCGATCGCCGTGGTGGCGGCGCTGGACGCGGTGTTCGGCGGGGTCCGCGCCAAGCTGGACCGGATCTTCGACGACAAGCAGTTCGTGGTGTCGTTCATCTCGAACGTGCTGGTGGCGGGCCTGATCGTGTATCTGGGTGACCAGTTGGGCGTGGGTGGTCAGCTCTCCACGGGCGTGGTGGTGGTGCTGGGTGTGCGGATCTTCGGCAACGTGGCCGCGATCCGCCGGCATCTGTTCCGGGCGTAG
- the gcvH gene encoding glycine cleavage system protein GcvH yields MIPEDLRYTAEHEWVAGDGDGPVRVGITHFAQDALGDIVYVQLPDEGAVVAAGESFGEIESTKSVSEIYAPLSGTVSARNEALADTPEVINTDPYGDGWLVEIRPDDPAAVAGLLTAAAYRDVTGS; encoded by the coding sequence GTGATTCCCGAGGACCTGCGGTACACCGCCGAGCACGAGTGGGTGGCGGGTGACGGCGACGGCCCCGTGCGGGTCGGCATCACCCATTTCGCGCAGGACGCGCTGGGTGACATCGTGTACGTCCAGTTGCCGGACGAGGGCGCGGTGGTGGCGGCGGGCGAGTCGTTCGGCGAGATCGAGTCGACCAAGAGCGTGTCGGAGATCTACGCGCCGCTGAGCGGCACGGTCTCGGCCCGCAACGAGGCGCTCGCCGACACGCCCGAGGTGATCAACACCGATCCGTACGGCGACGGCTGGTTGGTGGAGATCCGCCCGGACGATCCGGCGGCGGTGGCGGGTCTGTTGACCGCGGCCGCGTACCGGGACGTCACCGGGAGCTGA